TCATTAATCTATTTTTATAGATGGAAATgagaatttctttttctagcTAGAatttgaattatattttcatattgcctttttctttagaATTTTATTCGAACAGCTGCTAAAGATTTACCATCAGGAAGATTTTATCTGGAATTTAATCatgaaaacgaaaatttaaatgaatacagTAAAGAATGTAATAAACTAAAATCTCCATACAACAGATATGGTAAGGTTGTAAAACTTTGTAAGCAAGttctaaaatatttaaaaaaatatcgtgCTTCCTTTAATAATGTGAATGATTCTTATGATGTTTGTGTTCTTTTGAATTATGCGGCATTTTCTAGATTACATGAAATTTTCGGACCTGCTGACAGAAACAGGATTACTCTTGCTTGGGCGTATCTCAATTTCGTATGGAATGATTTTGTTATTGATccatttgataaaaaaagtataaaataaaatgtaaacctgttaataatatttatacaaATGACTGGCATATAAGAAAGATATTGTATGATTATTTCGTGGATTATGGTGCTATCAAAAacattttctcattttataaTGACACAtgccaaaaatattatacgtACCTAGA
The genomic region above belongs to Plasmodium cynomolgi strain B DNA, scaffold: 1222, whole genome shotgun sequence and contains:
- a CDS encoding hypothetical protein (putative) yields the protein NFIRTAAKDLPSGRFYLEFNHENENLNEYSKECNKLKSPYNRYGKVVKLCKQVLKYLKKYRASFNNVNDSYDVCVLLNYAAFSRLHEIFGPADRNRITLAWAYLNFVWNDFYKIKCKPVNNIYTNDWHIRKILYDYFVDYGAIKNIFSFYNDTCQKYYTYLEIIIDVYKYFNDFCTSDDNKDRCPDFFNKCKDYNPSTYIDKVICHNEMESRRSASKTPKLVGEEQRHSTELNSVQEFESLLPKNETDFSDNSILQGHSSDR